A genomic window from Phocoena sinus isolate mPhoSin1 chromosome 20, mPhoSin1.pri, whole genome shotgun sequence includes:
- the PYCR1 gene encoding pyrroline-5-carboxylate reductase 1, mitochondrial isoform X4, giving the protein MSVGFIGAGQLAFALAKGFTAAGRRCGQEGAKRERVGQLLFPRLRGVLAAHKIMASSPDMDLATVSALRKMGVSLTPHNKETVQHSDVLFLAVKPHIIPFILDEIAADIEDRHIVVSCAAGVTISSIEKKLTAFQPAPKVIRCMTNTPVVVREGATVYATGTHAQVEDGRLLEQLMGSVGFCTEVEEDLIDAVTGLSGSGPAYAFTALDALADGGVKMGLPRRLAVRLGAQALLGAAKMLLDSEQHPGQLKDNVCSPGGATIHALHVLESGGFRSLLINAVEASCIRTRELQSMADREKVSPAAIKKTILDKVKLDSPPGTSLAPSGHSKLLPRSMAPAGKRD; this is encoded by the exons ATGAGCGTGGGCTTCATCGGGGCTGGCCAGCTGGCCTTTGCCCTGGCCAAGGGCTTCACAGCAGCCGGTAGGCGCTGCGGCCAGGAAGGGGCCAAGCGTGAGAGGGTGGGCCAGTTACTCTTCCCCAGGCTGCGAG GTGTCCTGGCTGCCCACAAGATAATGGCCAGCTCCCCAGACATGGACCTGGCCACTGTTTCTGCCCTCAGG AAGATGGGGGTGAGCCTGACGCCCCACAACAAGGAGACCGTGCAGCACAGTGACGTGCTCTTCCTGGCGGTGAAACCACACATTATCCCTTTCATCCTGGATGAGATTGCCGCTGACATTGAGGATCGGCACATCGTGGTGTCCTGTGCAGCTGGCGTTACCATCAGCTCCATCGAGAAG AAGCTGACAGCGTTCCAGCCGGCCCCCAAAGTCATCCGCTGCATGACCAACACGCCGGTCGTAGTGCGGGAAGGAGCCACTGTGTATGCCACGGGCACCCAcgcccaggtggaggatggcagGCTCCTGGAGCAGCTCATGGGCAGTGTGGGCTTCTGCACGGAGGTGGAGGAGGACCTGATTGATGCTGTCACGGGACTCAGCGGCAGCGGCCCAGCTTAT GCATTCACAGCCCTGGATGCACTGGCTGATGGGGGCGTGAAGATGGGGCTTCCAAGGCGCCTGGCAGTCCGCCTCGGGGCCCAGGCTTTGCTG GGCGCCGCCAAGATGCTACTGGACTCCGAACAGCACCCAGGCCAGCTCAAGGACAACGTCTGCTCTCCTGGTGGGGCCACCATCCACGCCTTGCACGTGCTGGAGAGCGGGGGCTTTCGCTCCCTGCTCATCAATGCCGTGGAGGCCTCTTGCATCCGCACACG AGAGCTGCAGTCCATGGCCGACCGGGAGAAGGTCTCACCAGCTGCCATCAAGAAGACCATCCTGGACAAGGTGAAGCTGGACTCCCCTCCCGGCACCTCACTGGCCCCTTCTGGCCACTCCAAGCTGCTGCCCCGCAGCATGGCCCCGGCAGGCAAGAGGGACTGA
- the PYCR1 gene encoding pyrroline-5-carboxylate reductase 1, mitochondrial isoform X2 gives MASSPDMDLATVSALRKMGVSLTPHNKETVQHSDVLFLAVKPHIIPFILDEIAADIEDRHIVVSCAAGVTISSIEKVGTAGQGPAGSGDGEEVCTAEGSGALLCSTLGSPSLEWVCLYSSQNSGSIQLGEHVHTRTQHSMLGKGLGGTHSQFLPQKLTAFQPAPKVIRCMTNTPVVVREGATVYATGTHAQVEDGRLLEQLMGSVGFCTEVEEDLIDAVTGLSGSGPAYAFTALDALADGGVKMGLPRRLAVRLGAQALLGAAKMLLDSEQHPGQLKDNVCSPGGATIHALHVLESGGFRSLLINAVEASCIRTRELQSMADREKVSPAAIKKTILDKVKLDSPPGTSLAPSGHSKLLPRSMAPAGKRD, from the exons ATGGCCAGCTCCCCAGACATGGACCTGGCCACTGTTTCTGCCCTCAGG AAGATGGGGGTGAGCCTGACGCCCCACAACAAGGAGACCGTGCAGCACAGTGACGTGCTCTTCCTGGCGGTGAAACCACACATTATCCCTTTCATCCTGGATGAGATTGCCGCTGACATTGAGGATCGGCACATCGTGGTGTCCTGTGCAGCTGGCGTTACCATCAGCTCCATCGAGAAGGTGGGCACTGCGGGTCAGGGTCCGGCGGGGTCTGGAGATGGGGAGGAAGTGTGCACTGCAGAGGGCTCAGGAGCCCTGTTGTGCTCCACACTTGGTTCTCCATCTTTGGAATGGGTGTGTTTGtatagctcacagaactcaggaagcaTTCAGTTGGGTGAGCATGTTCACACCCGCACCCAGCACAGCATGCTGGGcaaggggctgggagggacaCACAGCCAGTTTCTCCCCCAGAAGCTGACAGCGTTCCAGCCGGCCCCCAAAGTCATCCGCTGCATGACCAACACGCCGGTCGTAGTGCGGGAAGGAGCCACTGTGTATGCCACGGGCACCCAcgcccaggtggaggatggcagGCTCCTGGAGCAGCTCATGGGCAGTGTGGGCTTCTGCACGGAGGTGGAGGAGGACCTGATTGATGCTGTCACGGGACTCAGCGGCAGCGGCCCAGCTTAT GCATTCACAGCCCTGGATGCACTGGCTGATGGGGGCGTGAAGATGGGGCTTCCAAGGCGCCTGGCAGTCCGCCTCGGGGCCCAGGCTTTGCTG GGCGCCGCCAAGATGCTACTGGACTCCGAACAGCACCCAGGCCAGCTCAAGGACAACGTCTGCTCTCCTGGTGGGGCCACCATCCACGCCTTGCACGTGCTGGAGAGCGGGGGCTTTCGCTCCCTGCTCATCAATGCCGTGGAGGCCTCTTGCATCCGCACACG AGAGCTGCAGTCCATGGCCGACCGGGAGAAGGTCTCACCAGCTGCCATCAAGAAGACCATCCTGGACAAGGTGAAGCTGGACTCCCCTCCCGGCACCTCACTGGCCCCTTCTGGCCACTCCAAGCTGCTGCCCCGCAGCATGGCCCCGGCAGGCAAGAGGGACTGA
- the PYCR1 gene encoding pyrroline-5-carboxylate reductase 1, mitochondrial isoform X3 has protein sequence MSVGFIGAGQLAFALAKGFTAAGVLAAHKIMASSPDMDLATVSALRKMGVSLTPHNKETVQHSDVLFLAVKPHIIPFILDEIAADIEDRHIVVSCAAGVTISSIEKKLTAFQPAPKVIRCMTNTPVVVREGATVYATGTHAQVEDGRLLEQLMGSVGFCTEVEEDLIDAVTGLSGSGPAYAFTALDALADGGVKMGLPRRLAVRLGAQALLGAAKMLLDSEQHPGQLKDNVCSPGGATIHALHVLESGGFRSLLINAVEASCIRTRWAPAAACPLSHSLTRCLSSSGLPAGRVRGALRFPGVAVCSIAHHSPSSCEEGPSGPTLGSARDFITCGLQTGVVIQAREADQGEPLWG, from the exons ATGAGCGTGGGCTTCATCGGGGCTGGCCAGCTGGCCTTTGCCCTGGCCAAGGGCTTCACAGCAGCCG GTGTCCTGGCTGCCCACAAGATAATGGCCAGCTCCCCAGACATGGACCTGGCCACTGTTTCTGCCCTCAGG AAGATGGGGGTGAGCCTGACGCCCCACAACAAGGAGACCGTGCAGCACAGTGACGTGCTCTTCCTGGCGGTGAAACCACACATTATCCCTTTCATCCTGGATGAGATTGCCGCTGACATTGAGGATCGGCACATCGTGGTGTCCTGTGCAGCTGGCGTTACCATCAGCTCCATCGAGAAG AAGCTGACAGCGTTCCAGCCGGCCCCCAAAGTCATCCGCTGCATGACCAACACGCCGGTCGTAGTGCGGGAAGGAGCCACTGTGTATGCCACGGGCACCCAcgcccaggtggaggatggcagGCTCCTGGAGCAGCTCATGGGCAGTGTGGGCTTCTGCACGGAGGTGGAGGAGGACCTGATTGATGCTGTCACGGGACTCAGCGGCAGCGGCCCAGCTTAT GCATTCACAGCCCTGGATGCACTGGCTGATGGGGGCGTGAAGATGGGGCTTCCAAGGCGCCTGGCAGTCCGCCTCGGGGCCCAGGCTTTGCTG GGCGCCGCCAAGATGCTACTGGACTCCGAACAGCACCCAGGCCAGCTCAAGGACAACGTCTGCTCTCCTGGTGGGGCCACCATCCACGCCTTGCACGTGCTGGAGAGCGGGGGCTTTCGCTCCCTGCTCATCAATGCCGTGGAGGCCTCTTGCATCCGCACACGGTGGGCTCCCGCTGCTGCCTGCCCACTCAGTCATTCACTCACCAGATGTTTATCAAGCTCTGGCCTACCAGCGGGTAGGGTGCGGGGAGCCCTGAGGTTCCCTGGGGTGGCGGTGTGCAGCATCGCTCACCACTCTCCATCATCCTGTGAAGAGGGGCCCTCTGGGCCCACGCTGGGCTCCGCACGTGATTTCATCACTTGTGGCCTTCAGACTGGGGTGGTCATCCAAGCCAGGGAGGCAGACCAGGGGGAACCTCTGTGGGGCTGA
- the PYCR1 gene encoding pyrroline-5-carboxylate reductase 1, mitochondrial isoform X5, with the protein MSVGFIGAGQLAFALAKGFTAAGVLAAHKIMASSPDMDLATVSALRKMGVSLTPHNKETVQHSDVLFLAVKPHIIPFILDEIAADIEDRHIVVSCAAGVTISSIEKKLTAFQPAPKVIRCMTNTPVVVREGATVYATGTHAQVEDGRLLEQLMGSVGFCTEVEEDLIDAVTGLSGSGPAYAFTALDALADGGVKMGLPRRLAVRLGAQALLGAAKMLLDSEQHPGQLKDNVCSPGGATIHALHVLESGGFRSLLINAVEASCIRTRELQSMADREKVSPAAIKKTILDKVKLDSPPGTSLAPSGHSKLLPRSMAPAGKRD; encoded by the exons ATGAGCGTGGGCTTCATCGGGGCTGGCCAGCTGGCCTTTGCCCTGGCCAAGGGCTTCACAGCAGCCG GTGTCCTGGCTGCCCACAAGATAATGGCCAGCTCCCCAGACATGGACCTGGCCACTGTTTCTGCCCTCAGG AAGATGGGGGTGAGCCTGACGCCCCACAACAAGGAGACCGTGCAGCACAGTGACGTGCTCTTCCTGGCGGTGAAACCACACATTATCCCTTTCATCCTGGATGAGATTGCCGCTGACATTGAGGATCGGCACATCGTGGTGTCCTGTGCAGCTGGCGTTACCATCAGCTCCATCGAGAAG AAGCTGACAGCGTTCCAGCCGGCCCCCAAAGTCATCCGCTGCATGACCAACACGCCGGTCGTAGTGCGGGAAGGAGCCACTGTGTATGCCACGGGCACCCAcgcccaggtggaggatggcagGCTCCTGGAGCAGCTCATGGGCAGTGTGGGCTTCTGCACGGAGGTGGAGGAGGACCTGATTGATGCTGTCACGGGACTCAGCGGCAGCGGCCCAGCTTAT GCATTCACAGCCCTGGATGCACTGGCTGATGGGGGCGTGAAGATGGGGCTTCCAAGGCGCCTGGCAGTCCGCCTCGGGGCCCAGGCTTTGCTG GGCGCCGCCAAGATGCTACTGGACTCCGAACAGCACCCAGGCCAGCTCAAGGACAACGTCTGCTCTCCTGGTGGGGCCACCATCCACGCCTTGCACGTGCTGGAGAGCGGGGGCTTTCGCTCCCTGCTCATCAATGCCGTGGAGGCCTCTTGCATCCGCACACG AGAGCTGCAGTCCATGGCCGACCGGGAGAAGGTCTCACCAGCTGCCATCAAGAAGACCATCCTGGACAAGGTGAAGCTGGACTCCCCTCCCGGCACCTCACTGGCCCCTTCTGGCCACTCCAAGCTGCTGCCCCGCAGCATGGCCCCGGCAGGCAAGAGGGACTGA
- the PYCR1 gene encoding pyrroline-5-carboxylate reductase 1, mitochondrial isoform X7 yields the protein MASSPDMDLATVSALRKMGVSLTPHNKETVQHSDVLFLAVKPHIIPFILDEIAADIEDRHIVVSCAAGVTISSIEKKLTAFQPAPKVIRCMTNTPVVVREGATVYATGTHAQVEDGRLLEQLMGSVGFCTEVEEDLIDAVTGLSGSGPAYAFTALDALADGGVKMGLPRRLAVRLGAQALLGAAKMLLDSEQHPGQLKDNVCSPGGATIHALHVLESGGFRSLLINAVEASCIRTRELQSMADREKVSPAAIKKTILDKVKLDSPPGTSLAPSGHSKLLPRSMAPAGKRD from the exons ATGGCCAGCTCCCCAGACATGGACCTGGCCACTGTTTCTGCCCTCAGG AAGATGGGGGTGAGCCTGACGCCCCACAACAAGGAGACCGTGCAGCACAGTGACGTGCTCTTCCTGGCGGTGAAACCACACATTATCCCTTTCATCCTGGATGAGATTGCCGCTGACATTGAGGATCGGCACATCGTGGTGTCCTGTGCAGCTGGCGTTACCATCAGCTCCATCGAGAAG AAGCTGACAGCGTTCCAGCCGGCCCCCAAAGTCATCCGCTGCATGACCAACACGCCGGTCGTAGTGCGGGAAGGAGCCACTGTGTATGCCACGGGCACCCAcgcccaggtggaggatggcagGCTCCTGGAGCAGCTCATGGGCAGTGTGGGCTTCTGCACGGAGGTGGAGGAGGACCTGATTGATGCTGTCACGGGACTCAGCGGCAGCGGCCCAGCTTAT GCATTCACAGCCCTGGATGCACTGGCTGATGGGGGCGTGAAGATGGGGCTTCCAAGGCGCCTGGCAGTCCGCCTCGGGGCCCAGGCTTTGCTG GGCGCCGCCAAGATGCTACTGGACTCCGAACAGCACCCAGGCCAGCTCAAGGACAACGTCTGCTCTCCTGGTGGGGCCACCATCCACGCCTTGCACGTGCTGGAGAGCGGGGGCTTTCGCTCCCTGCTCATCAATGCCGTGGAGGCCTCTTGCATCCGCACACG AGAGCTGCAGTCCATGGCCGACCGGGAGAAGGTCTCACCAGCTGCCATCAAGAAGACCATCCTGGACAAGGTGAAGCTGGACTCCCCTCCCGGCACCTCACTGGCCCCTTCTGGCCACTCCAAGCTGCTGCCCCGCAGCATGGCCCCGGCAGGCAAGAGGGACTGA
- the PYCR1 gene encoding pyrroline-5-carboxylate reductase 1, mitochondrial isoform X1 produces MSVGFIGAGQLAFALAKGFTAAGVLAAHKIMASSPDMDLATVSALRKMGVSLTPHNKETVQHSDVLFLAVKPHIIPFILDEIAADIEDRHIVVSCAAGVTISSIEKVGTAGQGPAGSGDGEEVCTAEGSGALLCSTLGSPSLEWVCLYSSQNSGSIQLGEHVHTRTQHSMLGKGLGGTHSQFLPQKLTAFQPAPKVIRCMTNTPVVVREGATVYATGTHAQVEDGRLLEQLMGSVGFCTEVEEDLIDAVTGLSGSGPAYAFTALDALADGGVKMGLPRRLAVRLGAQALLGAAKMLLDSEQHPGQLKDNVCSPGGATIHALHVLESGGFRSLLINAVEASCIRTRELQSMADREKVSPAAIKKTILDKVKLDSPPGTSLAPSGHSKLLPRSMAPAGKRD; encoded by the exons ATGAGCGTGGGCTTCATCGGGGCTGGCCAGCTGGCCTTTGCCCTGGCCAAGGGCTTCACAGCAGCCG GTGTCCTGGCTGCCCACAAGATAATGGCCAGCTCCCCAGACATGGACCTGGCCACTGTTTCTGCCCTCAGG AAGATGGGGGTGAGCCTGACGCCCCACAACAAGGAGACCGTGCAGCACAGTGACGTGCTCTTCCTGGCGGTGAAACCACACATTATCCCTTTCATCCTGGATGAGATTGCCGCTGACATTGAGGATCGGCACATCGTGGTGTCCTGTGCAGCTGGCGTTACCATCAGCTCCATCGAGAAGGTGGGCACTGCGGGTCAGGGTCCGGCGGGGTCTGGAGATGGGGAGGAAGTGTGCACTGCAGAGGGCTCAGGAGCCCTGTTGTGCTCCACACTTGGTTCTCCATCTTTGGAATGGGTGTGTTTGtatagctcacagaactcaggaagcaTTCAGTTGGGTGAGCATGTTCACACCCGCACCCAGCACAGCATGCTGGGcaaggggctgggagggacaCACAGCCAGTTTCTCCCCCAGAAGCTGACAGCGTTCCAGCCGGCCCCCAAAGTCATCCGCTGCATGACCAACACGCCGGTCGTAGTGCGGGAAGGAGCCACTGTGTATGCCACGGGCACCCAcgcccaggtggaggatggcagGCTCCTGGAGCAGCTCATGGGCAGTGTGGGCTTCTGCACGGAGGTGGAGGAGGACCTGATTGATGCTGTCACGGGACTCAGCGGCAGCGGCCCAGCTTAT GCATTCACAGCCCTGGATGCACTGGCTGATGGGGGCGTGAAGATGGGGCTTCCAAGGCGCCTGGCAGTCCGCCTCGGGGCCCAGGCTTTGCTG GGCGCCGCCAAGATGCTACTGGACTCCGAACAGCACCCAGGCCAGCTCAAGGACAACGTCTGCTCTCCTGGTGGGGCCACCATCCACGCCTTGCACGTGCTGGAGAGCGGGGGCTTTCGCTCCCTGCTCATCAATGCCGTGGAGGCCTCTTGCATCCGCACACG AGAGCTGCAGTCCATGGCCGACCGGGAGAAGGTCTCACCAGCTGCCATCAAGAAGACCATCCTGGACAAGGTGAAGCTGGACTCCCCTCCCGGCACCTCACTGGCCCCTTCTGGCCACTCCAAGCTGCTGCCCCGCAGCATGGCCCCGGCAGGCAAGAGGGACTGA
- the PYCR1 gene encoding pyrroline-5-carboxylate reductase 1, mitochondrial isoform X8, which produces MGVSLTPHNKETVQHSDVLFLAVKPHIIPFILDEIAADIEDRHIVVSCAAGVTISSIEKKLTAFQPAPKVIRCMTNTPVVVREGATVYATGTHAQVEDGRLLEQLMGSVGFCTEVEEDLIDAVTGLSGSGPAYAFTALDALADGGVKMGLPRRLAVRLGAQALLGAAKMLLDSEQHPGQLKDNVCSPGGATIHALHVLESGGFRSLLINAVEASCIRTRELQSMADREKVSPAAIKKTILDKVKLDSPPGTSLAPSGHSKLLPRSMAPAGKRD; this is translated from the exons ATGGGGGTGAGCCTGACGCCCCACAACAAGGAGACCGTGCAGCACAGTGACGTGCTCTTCCTGGCGGTGAAACCACACATTATCCCTTTCATCCTGGATGAGATTGCCGCTGACATTGAGGATCGGCACATCGTGGTGTCCTGTGCAGCTGGCGTTACCATCAGCTCCATCGAGAAG AAGCTGACAGCGTTCCAGCCGGCCCCCAAAGTCATCCGCTGCATGACCAACACGCCGGTCGTAGTGCGGGAAGGAGCCACTGTGTATGCCACGGGCACCCAcgcccaggtggaggatggcagGCTCCTGGAGCAGCTCATGGGCAGTGTGGGCTTCTGCACGGAGGTGGAGGAGGACCTGATTGATGCTGTCACGGGACTCAGCGGCAGCGGCCCAGCTTAT GCATTCACAGCCCTGGATGCACTGGCTGATGGGGGCGTGAAGATGGGGCTTCCAAGGCGCCTGGCAGTCCGCCTCGGGGCCCAGGCTTTGCTG GGCGCCGCCAAGATGCTACTGGACTCCGAACAGCACCCAGGCCAGCTCAAGGACAACGTCTGCTCTCCTGGTGGGGCCACCATCCACGCCTTGCACGTGCTGGAGAGCGGGGGCTTTCGCTCCCTGCTCATCAATGCCGTGGAGGCCTCTTGCATCCGCACACG AGAGCTGCAGTCCATGGCCGACCGGGAGAAGGTCTCACCAGCTGCCATCAAGAAGACCATCCTGGACAAGGTGAAGCTGGACTCCCCTCCCGGCACCTCACTGGCCCCTTCTGGCCACTCCAAGCTGCTGCCCCGCAGCATGGCCCCGGCAGGCAAGAGGGACTGA
- the PYCR1 gene encoding pyrroline-5-carboxylate reductase 1, mitochondrial isoform X6 — MSVGFIGAGQLAFALAKGFTAAGVLAAHKIMASSPDMDLATVSALRKMGVSLTPHNKETVQHSDVLFLAVKPHIIPFILDEIAADIEDRHIVVSCAAGVTISSIEKLTAFQPAPKVIRCMTNTPVVVREGATVYATGTHAQVEDGRLLEQLMGSVGFCTEVEEDLIDAVTGLSGSGPAYAFTALDALADGGVKMGLPRRLAVRLGAQALLGAAKMLLDSEQHPGQLKDNVCSPGGATIHALHVLESGGFRSLLINAVEASCIRTRELQSMADREKVSPAAIKKTILDKVKLDSPPGTSLAPSGHSKLLPRSMAPAGKRD, encoded by the exons ATGAGCGTGGGCTTCATCGGGGCTGGCCAGCTGGCCTTTGCCCTGGCCAAGGGCTTCACAGCAGCCG GTGTCCTGGCTGCCCACAAGATAATGGCCAGCTCCCCAGACATGGACCTGGCCACTGTTTCTGCCCTCAGG AAGATGGGGGTGAGCCTGACGCCCCACAACAAGGAGACCGTGCAGCACAGTGACGTGCTCTTCCTGGCGGTGAAACCACACATTATCCCTTTCATCCTGGATGAGATTGCCGCTGACATTGAGGATCGGCACATCGTGGTGTCCTGTGCAGCTGGCGTTACCATCAGCTCCATCGAGAAG CTGACAGCGTTCCAGCCGGCCCCCAAAGTCATCCGCTGCATGACCAACACGCCGGTCGTAGTGCGGGAAGGAGCCACTGTGTATGCCACGGGCACCCAcgcccaggtggaggatggcagGCTCCTGGAGCAGCTCATGGGCAGTGTGGGCTTCTGCACGGAGGTGGAGGAGGACCTGATTGATGCTGTCACGGGACTCAGCGGCAGCGGCCCAGCTTAT GCATTCACAGCCCTGGATGCACTGGCTGATGGGGGCGTGAAGATGGGGCTTCCAAGGCGCCTGGCAGTCCGCCTCGGGGCCCAGGCTTTGCTG GGCGCCGCCAAGATGCTACTGGACTCCGAACAGCACCCAGGCCAGCTCAAGGACAACGTCTGCTCTCCTGGTGGGGCCACCATCCACGCCTTGCACGTGCTGGAGAGCGGGGGCTTTCGCTCCCTGCTCATCAATGCCGTGGAGGCCTCTTGCATCCGCACACG AGAGCTGCAGTCCATGGCCGACCGGGAGAAGGTCTCACCAGCTGCCATCAAGAAGACCATCCTGGACAAGGTGAAGCTGGACTCCCCTCCCGGCACCTCACTGGCCCCTTCTGGCCACTCCAAGCTGCTGCCCCGCAGCATGGCCCCGGCAGGCAAGAGGGACTGA
- the MYADML2 gene encoding myeloid-associated differentiation marker-like protein 2, whose product MGSTMEPPGGGYLHLGAVTSPVGTARVLQLAFGCTTFSLVAHRGGFDGVQGTFCMAAWGFCFALSVLVVACEFTRLHSCLRLSWGNFTAAFAMLATLLSATAAVIYPLYFTQLECLPEPAGCTARDFRLAASVFAGLLFLAYATEVALTRARPGQVASYMATVSGLLKIVQAFVACIIFGALVHDSRYGRYVATQWCVAVYSLCFLATVAVVALSVMGHTGGLGCPFDRVVVVYTFLAVLLYLSAAVIWPVFCFDPKYGEPGRPPDCLRGSCTWDSQLVVATFTYVNLLLYVADLAYSQRIRFVPTL is encoded by the coding sequence ATGGGCAGCACCATGGAGCCCCCCGGGGGTGGGTACCTGCACCTGGGCGCTGTGACATCGCCTGTGGGCAcggcccgcgtgctgcagctgGCCTTTGGCTGCACCACTTTCAGCCTGGTGGCCCACCGGGGCGGCTTCGATGGCGTCCAGGGCACCTTCTGCATGGCCGCCTGGGGCTTCTGCTTCGCGCTCTCGGTCCTGGTGGTGGCTTGTGAGTTCACCCGGCTGCACAGCTGCCTGCGCCTGTCCTGGGGAAACTTCACAGCAGCCTTCGCCATGCTGGCCACGCTGCTATCCGCCACAGCTGCGGTCATCTACCCACTGTACTTCACCCAGCTGGAGTGCCTACCCGAGCCCGCGGGCTGCACAGCCAGGGACTTCCGCCTAGCAGCCAGCGTCTTCGCCGGGCTCCTCTTCCTGGCCTATGCCACGGAGGTGGCCCTGACCCGGGCCCGGCCAGGCCAGGTGGCCAGCTACATGGCCACAGTGTCGGGACTCCTCAAGATCGTCCAGGCCTTTGTGGCCTGCATCATATTTGGGGCGCTGGTCCACGACAGCCGCTACGGGCGCTACGTGGCCACCCAGTGGTGTGTGGCCGTCTACAGCCTGTGCTTCCTGGCCACAGTGGCCGTGGTGGCCCTGAGCGTGATGGGCCACACGGGGGGCCTGGGCTGCCCCTTCGACCGTGTAGTGGTGGTGTATACCTTCCTGGCTGTGCTCCTCTACCTCAGTGCTGCAGTGATCTGGCCTGTCTTCTGCTTCGACCCCAAGTACGGTGAGCCTGGGCGCCCCCCCGACTGCCTGAGGGGCAGCTGCACCTGGGACAGCCAGCTGGTGGTGGCCACCTTCACCTATGTCAACCTGCTCCTCTACGTCGCTGACCTGGCTTACTCCCAGAGGATCCGCTTCGTGCCTACCTTGTAG
- the PYCR1 gene encoding pyrroline-5-carboxylate reductase 1, mitochondrial isoform X9 — MSVGFIGAGQLAFALAKGFTAAGVLAAHKIMASSPDMDLATVSALRKMGVSLTPHNKETVQHSDVLFLAVKPHIIPFILDEIAADIEDRHIVVSCAAGVTISSIEKAFTALDALADGGVKMGLPRRLAVRLGAQALLGAAKMLLDSEQHPGQLKDNVCSPGGATIHALHVLESGGFRSLLINAVEASCIRTRELQSMADREKVSPAAIKKTILDKVKLDSPPGTSLAPSGHSKLLPRSMAPAGKRD; from the exons ATGAGCGTGGGCTTCATCGGGGCTGGCCAGCTGGCCTTTGCCCTGGCCAAGGGCTTCACAGCAGCCG GTGTCCTGGCTGCCCACAAGATAATGGCCAGCTCCCCAGACATGGACCTGGCCACTGTTTCTGCCCTCAGG AAGATGGGGGTGAGCCTGACGCCCCACAACAAGGAGACCGTGCAGCACAGTGACGTGCTCTTCCTGGCGGTGAAACCACACATTATCCCTTTCATCCTGGATGAGATTGCCGCTGACATTGAGGATCGGCACATCGTGGTGTCCTGTGCAGCTGGCGTTACCATCAGCTCCATCGAGAAG GCATTCACAGCCCTGGATGCACTGGCTGATGGGGGCGTGAAGATGGGGCTTCCAAGGCGCCTGGCAGTCCGCCTCGGGGCCCAGGCTTTGCTG GGCGCCGCCAAGATGCTACTGGACTCCGAACAGCACCCAGGCCAGCTCAAGGACAACGTCTGCTCTCCTGGTGGGGCCACCATCCACGCCTTGCACGTGCTGGAGAGCGGGGGCTTTCGCTCCCTGCTCATCAATGCCGTGGAGGCCTCTTGCATCCGCACACG AGAGCTGCAGTCCATGGCCGACCGGGAGAAGGTCTCACCAGCTGCCATCAAGAAGACCATCCTGGACAAGGTGAAGCTGGACTCCCCTCCCGGCACCTCACTGGCCCCTTCTGGCCACTCCAAGCTGCTGCCCCGCAGCATGGCCCCGGCAGGCAAGAGGGACTGA